A genomic stretch from Theobroma cacao cultivar B97-61/B2 chromosome 4, Criollo_cocoa_genome_V2, whole genome shotgun sequence includes:
- the LOC18603084 gene encoding calmodulin-like protein 8: protein MNMGDILTEEQIVEFKEAFCLFDKDGDGCITVEELATVIRSLDQNPTEEELQDMISEVDADGNGTIEFAEFLNLMAKKMKETDAEEELKEAFKVFDKDQNGYISATELRHVMINLGEKLTDEEVEQMIKEADLDGDGQVNYEEFVKMMTTVG from the exons ATGAACATGGGAGATATACTAACTGAAGAACAAATTGTTGAGTTCAAAGAAGCCTTCTGTCTCTTTGACAAGGACGGGGATG GTTGCATTACTGTGGAAGAACTGGCCACGGTGATTCGATCCCTGGATCAAAATCCCACGGAAGAAGAGCTCCAGGACATGATAAGTGAGGTTGACGCTGATGGGAATGGAACCATTGAGTTTGCTGAGTTCCTGAACTTGATGGCCAAGAAAATGAAG GAAACTGATGCAGAGGAGGAACTTAAAGAGGCTTTCAAAGTTTTTGACAAGGATCAAAATGGGTACATCTCAGCTACTGAG CTGAGGCATGTCATGATCAATCTTGGTGAGAAGTTAACCGATGAAGAGGTGGAGCAGATGATCAAAGAAGCTGATTTGGACGGTGATGGTCAGGTTAACTATGAAGAATTTGTCAAAATGATGACTACCGTtggatga
- the LOC18603086 gene encoding 2-methyl-6-phytyl-1,4-hydroquinone methyltransferase, chloroplastic: protein MASSMLTGAENLKLISGAAPTGLGFVGSNFHFRCLPQKGLLSYSKNQTSRILAPRCSVSSSRPASQPRFIQHKKEAFWFYRFLSIVYDHVINPGHWTEDMRDEALEPADLYARNLTVVDVGGGTGFTTLGIVKHVDAKNVTILDQSPHQLAKAKQKEPLKECKIIEGDAEDLPFPTDYADRYVSAGSIEYWPDPQRGIKEAYRVLKIGGKACIIGPVYPTFWLSRFFADMWMLFPKEEEYIEWFKKAGFKDVKLKRIGPKWYRGVRRHGLIMGCSVTGVKPLSGDSPLKLGPKAEDVQKPVNPFVFLLRFVLGAIAATYYVLVPIYMWLKDQIVPKGQPI from the exons ATGGCCTCTTCAATGCTTACAGGAGCTGAAAATCTGAAGCTCATTAGTGGAGCAGCCCCAACAGGGTTAGGCTTCGTggggtcaaattttcattttaggtgCTTGCCCCAGAAGGGTTTACTATCTTATAGCAAGAATCAAACGAGTAGAATCTTAGCACCCAGATGCAGTGTATCATCCTCGAGGCCTGCTTCTCAGCCTAGGTTCATACAACACAAGAAAGAAGCGTTTTGGTTTTATAGGTTTTTATCAATAGTGTATGATCATGTCATAAACCCTGGTCACTGGACAGAGGATATGCGAGATGAGGCGCTTGAGCCTGCTGATCTTTATGCTAGGAATTTGACAGTGGTAGATGTTGGGGGCGGAACTGGGTTTACTACTCTTGGCATAGTGAAGCATGTGGATGCCAAGAATGTCACAATTCTTGATCAATCACCTCACCAGCTTGCCAAGGCCAAGCAGAAGGAACCTTTGAAGGAATGCAAGATAATTGAAGGTGATGCGGAGGATCTCCCATTTCCTACTGATTATGCTGATCGATATGTGTCTGCAGGGAG TATTGAGTACTGGCCGGACCCACAGCGTGGGATCAAGGAAGCTTACAGGGTATTGAAAATAGGAGGGAAAGCCTGTATTATAGGTCCTGTGTATCCAACATTCTGGTTGTCTCGCTTTTTTGCGGATATGTGGATGCTCTTTCCGAAAGAGGAAGAGTATATAGAGTGGTTTAAAAAGGCTGGTTTTAAAGATGTGAAACTAAAAAGGATTGGTCCGAAATGGTATCGTGGTGTCCGGAGACATGGCTTGATCATGGGTTGCTCTGTGACTGGAGTGAAGCCATTGTCAGGAGACTCTCCACTTAAG CTTGGTCCAAAGGCAGAGGATGTCCAGAAACCTGTTAATCCTTTTGTGTTCCTTTTGCGGTTTGTTCTTGGGGCAATAGCAGCAACGTACTATGTGCTGGTTCCCATTTACATGTGGCTCAAAGATCAAATTGTACCAAAGGGCCAGCCTATATGA